DNA from Streptomyces sp. NBC_01476:
CCCAACGTACGGCTGCAGGTGATCCCGTACGCCGCGGGACCGCACCCGGCCATGTACGGGCCGTTCCACATCTTCCGGTTCCAGCTGCAGGAGATCCCCGACATCGCGTACGCCGAGAGCCTGGTCGGCGGCGTCTACTTCGATGAGCGGGACGACGTCTCGACGTTCCTGGAAGCGCTGGACCGGATGTGCGCGCAGGCAGCGCCGGCACAGAGTACCAAGGCCATCCTCGATGGCATGCGCAAGGAGATCTGAACCATGGATCGCGGCACCAACGACCGCGTGGAAGCCATGTACGACGGCGCCCACGGGTACGAAGACCTGTACGAAGCTGTTTACGACGGGGTGTACAACGGGATGCCCGCCGCCGCGCTCGGCGCGGACGGCTGGCGCAAGCCCTGGAGCGGCGGGAACGGCGGTTCCTGCGTCGAGGCGAAGAAGCTCAACGACGGCCGGGTGGCGCTGCGGCAGTCCACCGACCCGCAGGGACCGGCGCTGATCTACACCAATCACGAGATCACCACCTTCATCCTCGGCGCCAAGGCCGGCGAGGCGGACTTCCTCCTCTCATGACCTTCACCCCCGTGCCGAACGGGCACGACACGCACCACGGGCACGCCCGGCGCCGGGCGCAGGACCAGCACCACCTATCGATGAAGCGGAGGACGGCGTGACCGACCAGGGATTCCCCGTCGAGGAGATCGACACCAGCAGGCCCCACCCGGCCCGCATGTACGACTACTTCCTCGGCGGCCGGGACAACTACGAGGTCGACCGCGAGGCCGCCGACCGCGTACTGGACATCGCCCCCGAGGTCCCCGCCAGCGCCCGCGCCAACCGCGACTTCCTCACCCGCGCGGTCCGCTACCTCACCGAGAGCGGCATCCGGCAGTTCATCGACATCGGCACCGGCATCCCCACCTCGCCCAACACCCACGAGATCGCGCAGTCGGTGGCGCCGGACGCCCGGGTCGCCTACATCGACAACGACCCGATCGTGGCCACCCACGCCGGCGCCCGCCTGCTCGGCGCCGGCAACACCGGCTTCTTCCTCGGTGACATGCGCGACCCGCAGAGCATCATGGAGCACCCCACCATCGGCGAGCTGATCGACTTCGAGCAGCCGATCGCCCTGATGACCGTCTCGGTGATGCACTTCGTCACCGACGCCGAGGACCCGGCCGGCATGATCGGGGCCTACCGCGACATGCTGCCGGCCGGCAGCCACCTGGTCCTGTCGCACGCCACCGGCGACTTCCACCAGGACCACGTGGACGAGGTCCTGGAGATCTACAAGAAGGCCACCGCGTCGCTCACCGCCCGCACCCACGCCGAGGTGCTGGCCCTCTTCGCCGGCTTCGAACTCGTCGAGCCCGGCCTGGTCCAGGTGCCGCTGTGGCGCCCGGACGGACCGGAGCCGGAACCCGAGGACCTGCGCGGGATCTCGGTCTACGGCGGCCTGGGCCGCAAGGCCTGACCCGCAGGCCGGCTTCCCCCCTCATCCCCCCGGGGAGGCCGGCCCGCCGGACCGGAAGGTCCCAGCGGCCC
Protein-coding regions in this window:
- a CDS encoding DUF397 domain-containing protein; this translates as MYDGAHGYEDLYEAVYDGVYNGMPAAALGADGWRKPWSGGNGGSCVEAKKLNDGRVALRQSTDPQGPALIYTNHEITTFILGAKAGEADFLLS
- a CDS encoding SAM-dependent methyltransferase; amino-acid sequence: MTDQGFPVEEIDTSRPHPARMYDYFLGGRDNYEVDREAADRVLDIAPEVPASARANRDFLTRAVRYLTESGIRQFIDIGTGIPTSPNTHEIAQSVAPDARVAYIDNDPIVATHAGARLLGAGNTGFFLGDMRDPQSIMEHPTIGELIDFEQPIALMTVSVMHFVTDAEDPAGMIGAYRDMLPAGSHLVLSHATGDFHQDHVDEVLEIYKKATASLTARTHAEVLALFAGFELVEPGLVQVPLWRPDGPEPEPEDLRGISVYGGLGRKA